The Halarchaeum grantii genome contains a region encoding:
- a CDS encoding HAD family hydrolase, whose amino-acid sequence MERYDTLYALYEAFDVDTLRAYQDFVDLFPPVDSRVALEYWEEASDELAERTDRVADAYGETYAALAAHATREQAFTALDLYSKHDRPVNVLVLDVDETLRSAGGTDNEIPRETLHLLTVFHENDVPIVVCTGQTLENVKGFLIQGLGNELVHSGDVSVVYEAGTGVFTPGHGPDTKRLLYEELDDDVRDVFDYVRGRVLPDAPEDVRRGCHLQGNEFNVTLKPNYETGSEDAVAVIDHATVYLTELLADAIPAASTDDVRAYFGARDPEIAAVLDARDARPPADHDVDSAAEAVLDRVQLAYYEGDAAEVTANELDKVAGVTAALDVLGVADPFALVMGDSKSDLRVMEWAEDNDAGIAAAPDHASERVREHAESTDGLVYDRGAAGDVLRTVYALNRLADGS is encoded by the coding sequence ATGGAGCGGTACGACACGCTATACGCGCTGTACGAGGCGTTCGATGTGGACACGCTCCGCGCCTACCAGGACTTCGTCGACCTCTTTCCGCCAGTCGACTCCCGGGTCGCCCTCGAGTACTGGGAGGAAGCGAGCGACGAACTCGCCGAGCGGACCGACCGCGTCGCGGACGCCTACGGCGAGACGTACGCGGCGCTCGCCGCCCACGCGACCCGCGAGCAAGCGTTCACCGCGCTCGACCTCTACAGCAAACACGACCGGCCCGTGAACGTCCTCGTCCTCGACGTCGACGAGACGCTGCGCTCGGCCGGTGGGACGGACAACGAGATCCCGCGCGAGACACTCCACCTCCTCACTGTCTTCCACGAGAACGACGTCCCCATCGTCGTCTGCACCGGCCAGACCCTCGAGAACGTGAAGGGGTTCCTCATTCAGGGCCTCGGGAACGAACTCGTCCACTCCGGGGACGTCTCCGTCGTCTACGAAGCCGGCACCGGCGTCTTCACGCCCGGCCACGGCCCGGACACGAAGCGCCTCCTCTACGAGGAGCTCGACGACGACGTCCGCGACGTCTTCGACTACGTTCGCGGGCGCGTCCTCCCGGACGCCCCCGAGGACGTCAGGCGCGGCTGTCACCTGCAGGGCAACGAGTTCAACGTCACCCTGAAGCCGAACTACGAGACGGGGAGCGAGGACGCCGTCGCCGTCATCGACCACGCCACCGTCTACCTCACCGAACTGCTCGCGGACGCGATTCCCGCTGCGAGCACCGACGACGTCCGCGCGTACTTCGGGGCGCGCGACCCCGAAATCGCCGCCGTCCTCGACGCACGCGACGCGCGTCCCCCGGCGGACCACGACGTCGACTCCGCCGCCGAGGCCGTCCTCGACCGCGTCCAACTCGCCTACTACGAGGGCGACGCCGCCGAAGTCACCGCGAACGAACTCGACAAGGTCGCGGGCGTGACGGCCGCCCTCGACGTCCTCGGCGTCGCCGACCCGTTCGCGCTCGTCATGGGCGACTCGAAGAGCGACCTGCGCGTGATGGAGTGGGCCGAGGACAACGACGCCGGCATCGCCGCCGCGCCCGACCACGCGAGCGAGCGCGTCCGCGAACACGCCGAGTCCACGGACGGCCTCGTCTACGACCGCGGCGCGGCCGGTGACGTCCTGCGCACCGTCTACGCGCTCAACCGACTCGCTGACGGATCCTAG
- the gfcR gene encoding transcriptional regulator GfcR: MKNVDDLIESAGDLAARGLSRGEIADELNVSRETASWLVERAGRSASAVESESGDGSAGGPQDVHVDWSAIGEAGARLASIGDALADLLREHSHDVDLVVGVEKAGVPLATAVSRELGVDLGTYTPRKHQWEEGDIEDLGGSFSRNFAQVEGRDCFIVDDTITSGTTISEAVEAIEESGGNAIAAAVLVDKQGVGDVNGVPVDALMQVIRVGNDD, encoded by the coding sequence ATGAAGAACGTCGACGACCTCATCGAGAGCGCGGGCGACCTCGCCGCGCGCGGCCTCTCGCGCGGGGAGATCGCGGACGAACTGAACGTCTCGCGCGAGACGGCGAGCTGGCTCGTCGAGCGCGCCGGCCGGAGCGCGAGCGCGGTCGAGTCGGAGTCCGGAGACGGGAGTGCCGGCGGCCCGCAGGACGTCCACGTGGACTGGAGCGCCATCGGGGAAGCGGGCGCGCGCCTCGCCTCGATCGGCGACGCGCTCGCGGACCTCCTGCGCGAGCACAGCCACGACGTCGACCTCGTCGTCGGCGTCGAGAAGGCGGGCGTGCCGCTCGCGACCGCCGTCTCGCGCGAGCTCGGTGTCGACCTCGGGACGTACACGCCCCGCAAGCACCAGTGGGAGGAGGGCGACATCGAGGACCTCGGCGGGAGTTTCAGCCGGAACTTCGCGCAGGTCGAGGGACGCGACTGCTTCATCGTCGACGACACCATCACCTCCGGCACGACCATCAGCGAGGCCGTCGAGGCCATCGAGGAGAGCGGCGGGAACGCCATCGCGGCCGCCGTCCTCGTCGACAAGCAAGGTGTCGGCGACGTCAACGGCGTCCCCGTGGACGCGCTCATGCAGGTCATCCGCGTCGGGAACGACGACTGA
- a CDS encoding glutaredoxin family protein, protein MTFDPMGEALDDEEVPEIVDDAISNNEVVLFMKGTPQMPQCGYSKRAVGLVSQYRDDVETVDTLQNLGAFREALDEHSGWETIPQTFVEGEFVGGSDVLAQLDDEGDLAATLNAADADADVEAATDGGSDDDELDAPF, encoded by the coding sequence ATGACCTTCGACCCGATGGGCGAGGCGCTGGACGACGAGGAGGTACCCGAGATCGTCGACGACGCGATCTCGAACAACGAAGTCGTCCTCTTCATGAAGGGGACGCCGCAGATGCCCCAGTGTGGCTACTCGAAGCGTGCGGTCGGCCTCGTCAGCCAGTACCGCGACGACGTCGAGACGGTCGACACCCTCCAGAACCTCGGCGCGTTCCGCGAGGCGCTCGACGAGCACTCGGGCTGGGAGACGATCCCGCAGACGTTCGTCGAGGGCGAGTTCGTCGGCGGAAGCGACGTCCTCGCGCAACTCGACGATGAGGGCGACCTCGCGGCGACGCTGAACGCCGCGGACGCCGACGCGGACGTCGAGGCCGCCACGGACGGCGGTTCCGACGACGACGAACTCGACGCGCCCTTCTAG
- a CDS encoding aldo/keto reductase, with protein MTELTSDDVPHVDGMPRFGLGTWQNADPDACATAVSNALEMGYRHVDTAQAYDNEAAVGDGIAAADVDRDDVFLATKVFIDSLAYDDVIASTEESLEKLGVDSVDLLYVHWPARTYDPEETLPAFEELKARGKIERIGVSNFGRRHLERARDVLDEPIFANQVEMHPFLQQRELRAVADEMDVETVAYSPLARGAVFDDPVLGDIAETYGVSEAQVSLAWLREKGVTAIPKATSEAHIRDNFRSLEFELDAEDVRRIDAIERVDRRVDADFAHWNAR; from the coding sequence ATGACGGAGCTCACCAGCGACGACGTCCCGCACGTCGACGGAATGCCGCGCTTCGGCCTCGGAACGTGGCAGAACGCCGACCCCGACGCCTGCGCGACCGCCGTCTCGAACGCGCTCGAGATGGGATATCGCCACGTCGACACCGCACAGGCCTACGACAACGAGGCCGCGGTCGGCGACGGCATCGCCGCCGCGGACGTCGACCGGGACGACGTCTTCCTCGCGACCAAGGTCTTCATCGACAGCCTCGCGTACGACGACGTCATCGCGTCCACCGAGGAGAGCCTCGAGAAGCTCGGCGTCGACTCCGTCGACCTCCTCTACGTCCACTGGCCCGCCCGGACGTACGACCCCGAGGAGACGCTGCCGGCCTTCGAGGAACTGAAAGCGCGGGGGAAGATCGAGCGCATCGGCGTCTCGAACTTCGGCCGCCGCCACCTCGAGCGCGCCCGCGACGTCCTCGACGAACCGATCTTCGCGAACCAAGTGGAGATGCACCCGTTCCTCCAGCAGCGCGAACTCCGCGCCGTCGCGGACGAGATGGACGTCGAGACCGTCGCCTACTCCCCGCTCGCGCGCGGCGCCGTCTTCGACGATCCCGTGCTCGGCGATATCGCGGAGACGTACGGTGTCAGCGAAGCGCAGGTGAGCCTGGCGTGGCTCCGCGAGAAGGGCGTCACCGCCATCCCGAAAGCCACCTCCGAGGCCCACATCCGCGACAACTTCCGGAGCCTCGAGTTCGAGCTCGACGCCGAGGACGTCCGGCGTATCGACGCCATCGAGCGCGTCGACCGGCGCGTCGACGCCGACTTCGCGCACTGGAACGCCCGCTGA
- a CDS encoding aminotransferase class V-fold PLP-dependent enzyme → MDPETLRADVPALDDAVYLNTGASGPSPRRVVDATETALEHHEYEAHASDDPYRSAHALYDDVRERLGDFVGTDPANVALTQSTTDGVNRIASAIDWDPGDVVVRTDVEHSAGILPWRRLRDTEGVRTRVVPTEGGRLDRDAYREAVRDARLVCVSALTWTHGTRLPVADLVAEAHDAGAEVLVDAVQLPGQAPMPVEAWGADYVAAAGHKWLLGPWGAGFLYVAPEAAERLGPAHVGYRSVREPDAAGYEFHAGARRLEVGTVSPAPYAGLREALDVHAELGLGTIQERIDALTERFVDGIGAERVLGPASPESGLVAFESDDPEALVSNLKERDVVVRALPTGAVRASFHVFNTPGDVDALLEGIADAEA, encoded by the coding sequence ATGGACCCGGAGACGCTCCGCGCCGACGTCCCGGCGCTCGACGACGCCGTCTACTTGAACACGGGCGCGAGCGGCCCGTCACCGCGCCGCGTCGTCGACGCCACCGAAACCGCGCTCGAACACCACGAGTACGAGGCGCACGCGAGCGACGACCCCTATCGGTCCGCGCACGCGCTCTACGACGACGTCCGCGAGCGCCTCGGCGACTTCGTGGGGACCGACCCCGCGAACGTCGCGCTCACCCAGTCCACCACCGACGGCGTGAACCGCATCGCCTCGGCGATCGACTGGGACCCGGGCGACGTCGTCGTCCGCACGGACGTCGAGCACTCCGCCGGCATCCTCCCGTGGCGACGCCTCCGCGACACCGAGGGCGTCCGGACGCGCGTCGTCCCCACCGAGGGCGGGCGACTCGACCGCGACGCCTACCGCGAGGCCGTCCGCGACGCCCGCCTCGTCTGCGTCTCCGCGCTCACGTGGACGCACGGCACCCGCCTCCCCGTCGCGGACCTCGTCGCCGAGGCGCACGACGCGGGCGCGGAGGTGCTCGTCGACGCCGTCCAGCTCCCGGGACAGGCCCCGATGCCGGTCGAGGCGTGGGGCGCGGACTACGTCGCCGCCGCCGGCCACAAGTGGCTCCTCGGGCCGTGGGGGGCGGGCTTCCTGTACGTCGCCCCCGAAGCCGCCGAGCGCCTCGGACCCGCCCACGTGGGCTACCGGAGCGTCCGCGAACCCGACGCCGCGGGCTACGAGTTTCACGCGGGCGCGCGCCGCCTCGAAGTCGGCACCGTCTCGCCCGCGCCCTACGCCGGCCTCCGCGAGGCGCTCGACGTCCACGCCGAACTCGGCCTCGGAACCATCCAAGAGCGCATCGACGCGCTTACCGAGCGCTTCGTCGACGGTATCGGCGCCGAGCGCGTCCTCGGTCCCGCATCGCCCGAGTCCGGTCTCGTCGCCTTCGAGAGCGACGACCCCGAGGCGCTCGTTTCGAACCTGAAAGAACGCGACGTCGTCGTGCGCGCGCTCCCGACGGGCGCCGTTCGGGCTTCCTTCCACGTCTTCAACACGCCCGGCGACGTCGACGCCCTCCTCGAGGGCATCGCGGACGCCGAGGCCTAG
- a CDS encoding NUDIX hydrolase — protein MSREGSATVETTLDQLRESYGRFPVVEEETVVPEEALVECMASASEGRLGGTRTLLERDGRALLVRYRDNPDVWDLPGGGLSRHETHEQTAKRHVADQLGIECELTGAFHARRQSFSLVEAGDGTEGLWVHFEGEPFGTDLDPAPEIAEARWFETAPDAVAAPIRERIGVRAAAD, from the coding sequence ATGTCGCGAGAGGGGAGCGCGACTGTCGAGACGACGCTCGACCAGTTGCGCGAGTCGTACGGTCGGTTCCCCGTCGTCGAAGAGGAGACCGTCGTGCCGGAGGAGGCCCTCGTCGAATGCATGGCGAGCGCGAGCGAGGGGCGCCTCGGCGGCACGCGCACGCTCCTCGAACGCGACGGGCGGGCGTTACTCGTCAGGTATCGGGACAACCCGGACGTCTGGGACCTGCCCGGCGGGGGGCTGTCCCGACACGAGACGCACGAACAGACCGCCAAACGCCACGTCGCCGACCAGCTCGGCATCGAGTGCGAGCTCACCGGCGCGTTCCACGCGCGCCGCCAGTCCTTCTCCCTCGTCGAGGCGGGCGACGGCACCGAGGGCCTCTGGGTCCACTTCGAGGGCGAACCGTTCGGCACGGACCTCGACCCAGCCCCGGAGATCGCCGAAGCGCGCTGGTTCGAAACCGCGCCTGACGCCGTCGCCGCGCCCATCCGCGAGCGGATCGGCGTTCGCGCCGCCGCCGACTGA
- a CDS encoding 2-oxoacid:acceptor oxidoreductase subunit alpha has translation MHDDLNWAIGGEAGDGIDSTGKVFAQALSRAGRHVFTSKDFASRIRGGYTAYKVRTSVDKVQSVVDRLDVLIALTERTVEENLDELHEGSVIIYDGERTEFSGFEVPEGMVGLDIPLKSLAEDAGGALMRNVVALGAVCEVAEFPIENLDESLRKRFGSKGEKIVENNKEAARLGADYVDEHYADDVGTLDYELETTDNDYVLLNGDEAIGMGAIAAGCKFYSGYPITPATDVMTYLKGRIEEFGGHVVQAEDELSAINMALGAARAGARSMTATSGPGIDLMSETFGLVATSETPLVIADVMRSGPSTGMPTKQEQGDLNMLLYGGHGEIPRFVVAPTTVADCFHKTVEAFNLAEKYQTPVYIAADLSMAVTEETFAPEEFDMDAVEIDRGKVVDEDEISKWQNEKDQFKPHAVTADGVSPRAFPGTEGGVHMSTGLEHDDLGRRTEDTDERIEQVDKRNRKVETAREEEDWSPVEYGDSDADTLVISWGSNEGALVEALDFLEEDGVDVRVLSVPYIFPRPDLSTAVEDAETTIVVECNATGQFADVIEKDVLERVDRINKYNGVRFKADELANDIKEVLA, from the coding sequence ATGCACGACGACCTGAACTGGGCCATCGGCGGCGAAGCCGGCGATGGAATCGACTCTACCGGGAAAGTGTTCGCGCAGGCACTCTCCCGCGCCGGTCGCCACGTCTTCACCTCCAAGGACTTCGCGTCCCGAATCCGAGGTGGCTACACCGCCTACAAGGTTCGCACGTCGGTCGACAAAGTACAGAGCGTCGTCGACCGCCTCGACGTCCTCATCGCGCTCACCGAACGCACCGTCGAGGAGAACCTCGACGAGCTCCACGAGGGCTCCGTCATCATCTACGACGGTGAGCGCACCGAGTTCAGCGGCTTCGAGGTCCCCGAGGGAATGGTCGGCCTCGACATCCCGCTGAAGTCGCTGGCCGAGGACGCCGGCGGCGCGCTGATGCGCAACGTCGTCGCGCTCGGCGCCGTCTGCGAGGTCGCCGAGTTCCCCATCGAGAACCTCGACGAGTCGCTGCGCAAGCGCTTCGGCTCGAAGGGCGAGAAGATCGTCGAGAACAACAAGGAGGCCGCGCGCCTCGGCGCCGACTACGTCGACGAGCACTACGCGGACGACGTCGGCACGCTCGACTACGAGCTGGAAACGACGGACAACGACTACGTCCTCCTGAACGGCGACGAAGCCATCGGGATGGGCGCCATCGCCGCCGGCTGTAAGTTCTACTCCGGCTACCCCATCACGCCCGCGACGGACGTGATGACCTACCTGAAGGGCCGCATCGAGGAGTTCGGCGGCCACGTCGTTCAGGCCGAGGACGAGCTCTCCGCCATCAACATGGCGCTCGGCGCCGCGCGCGCCGGTGCGCGCTCGATGACCGCGACGAGCGGTCCGGGTATCGACCTGATGAGCGAGACGTTCGGCCTCGTCGCCACCTCGGAGACGCCACTCGTCATCGCGGACGTCATGCGCTCGGGTCCCTCCACGGGGATGCCGACGAAGCAGGAGCAGGGCGACCTGAACATGCTCCTCTACGGTGGCCACGGTGAGATTCCCCGGTTCGTCGTCGCGCCCACCACCGTCGCGGACTGCTTCCACAAGACGGTGGAGGCGTTCAACCTCGCGGAGAAGTACCAGACCCCGGTCTACATCGCGGCCGACCTCTCGATGGCCGTCACCGAGGAGACGTTCGCGCCCGAGGAGTTCGATATGGACGCGGTGGAGATCGACCGCGGGAAGGTCGTCGACGAGGACGAGATCTCCAAGTGGCAGAACGAGAAGGACCAGTTCAAGCCCCACGCGGTCACCGCCGACGGCGTCAGCCCGCGCGCCTTCCCCGGCACGGAGGGCGGCGTCCACATGAGCACCGGCCTCGAGCACGACGATCTCGGCCGCCGGACGGAGGACACCGACGAGCGCATCGAGCAGGTCGACAAGCGCAACCGGAAGGTCGAGACCGCACGGGAGGAGGAGGACTGGAGCCCGGTCGAGTACGGCGACTCGGACGCGGACACGCTCGTCATCTCGTGGGGGTCGAACGAGGGCGCTCTCGTCGAAGCCCTCGACTTCCTCGAGGAGGACGGCGTGGACGTTCGCGTCCTCTCCGTCCCCTACATCTTCCCGCGTCCCGACCTCTCGACGGCCGTCGAGGACGCGGAGACGACCATCGTCGTCGAGTGTAACGCCACCGGTCAGTTCGCGGACGTCATCGAGAAGGACGTCCTCGAGCGCGTCGACCGCATCAACAAGTACAACGGCGTCCGCTTCAAGGCGGACGAGCTCGCAAACGACATCAAGGAGGTTCTCGCATGA